In Acanthochromis polyacanthus isolate Apoly-LR-REF ecotype Palm Island chromosome 9, KAUST_Apoly_ChrSc, whole genome shotgun sequence, the DNA window TCAAATTTTGATTGTTCTAATGCGGAATTTgaatctttatttttgatgacaaacTCAAACCTCCTTGGAAATAGGGATTATTAGTGTTGCACAAATTTCTAGAGAGAtattctgccattttttttttaaatcaggagTCTTTGCTTGAAGGCTTGTGTGTCTTTTAACTTCTCTGTAAAATAAACCAATGAGGTTCCATTAGATCTAAGTTGGGTGATATATATGGCCAGTGTATGGACTTGACAATTTCGTCCTTAGAAGTCATGCTGAAAAATTTCTTTCTTCCGTAAACTGGGAGGCATCTTATCAGGTAATGTTTTGTTGTAtctacagacattcatggtgccATCAGTAAATATAATTTCCCCAACACTTTCTGAACTCATACAGCTCCATATCACAATTTCGCCTCCGTGTTTTACCATCGGGACTATGCATTCACAGTGGTAGTCCTGCCAAACATGCTGAAGCCCACCAGAACTGAACAAAATTTCTCTCGTCTAATCAAAGAATGTACTCCCAATGTTCAACAGGCCGATTTAATGTTCTTTGGCAAAGTTAATGTTCGCTCGTCTGTTTTGTCAGAGGTGCACCGTTAAAATGTATCACACTGTGTGAGGAGTCATTTTATCTGGACAACCACTGTCACTCTGATTAGTTGTTCTGTGGCTTGTTTTATACCTCCTATTCTGCAACTGTGTTtcacctgtttgtttttttagctgctCTCCCATCATCCtgtatccttttccatctttgtgaagcctcataattagatttttaaggTCCtctagcaattttttttttcatgtatgaTGCAAACATGTAGATCATCACAGCCCATGAGTCCAAAACTGAAAAGGATTTCAGAACCATGTTTGTGGAGTTAGGCTGGAAATACTGAGGCCTTTAATATAATGCTGTTACTAAGAGGTGATACGATTTTGAATTAGGTGTGCAATCCTGCACACATGTGTACTCATTTCTCTTGTATACTGTctactgtgtgttttctgtttgtttgttctgtagTTCTTTTGTTGCCTTAATTATTTACCACTTCCCTTCTACTTGCATTAATTTCCATTTGCAACGTGGCATGTTATCAGCTGCACATTTTAATATTGATCTAGCTTATTTAACCTGGACTAGACCTTTAAAGAAACACGTAGATATAATTATGATCGGGACCCAATCAGCCAAAACAGTATCTAAAAGCTACATATAAAGTGTTCCCAGCCTACAGTACATCATTTTGATTGTTATATAACCCCCGAGAGAGActatattttatcattttcttcATGTGCAGACCCATATTTGTTCACAGTGATGATGTAGCaataacatgaaaaatgtatgtaaaattgTGTTTCTGCTCAAATAACTGGGCTGCACATATCCATGTATTTATATGCTTACATTTTGATTATGATATTAATTCATGGCATTTTCATCTATAGGACGCTGCTGGAGAAAACAGAGATCACATCCCAAAGCACTCCTGTGTCATCATTAACTGTGTGTTCTCCTTAACTCGAAAGCACAATGCCATCAACCACGATGTTCAACCTCACAAAGACGTGGTTTGAGAGTCTTCATAATTTGCACCTCGAATTTCTTATCATACCTGCCGTAGTTATCACTCTAGCCACCTTGATAGCCAACCCTGTTCTCCTGACATGCATTTTTCTGTCCCGTGCCTTGCGTCAGGAGACCCGTTATCTGCTGGTGGCCAACACCCTGATGGCAGACATGCTTTTCCTCATCTTCAACCTGATCACAGTGATTTGTAACACTATGAGAGCTCAGATACCCTGGAGAGTCTGTGAGCTCATCACAGCTGTCTCCGTCACAGCCTACTGCTGCGCCATCCTCACTGTCACTCTCATGGTGGTCGACACCTACACTGCGGTTCGCTGGCCTCTCCAATACCACGACATCCTTCCCCCTGCCCGCACCCGCCGCATCCTGGTGGGGATGTGGGTGCTGTCAGCCGTGTACCCTTTCGTCGTACTGATCATGATGGAAATACACAGGAGCAACTCCCAagaaaaggtgtgtgtgtgtcttgctctcatctccttctccttccttcAGATCAAGGACCCACTGTGGATCCACGTTTTCTACTTTGTGGCAGCATTCATCTGTGCAACAATGATTTGTTACTGTTACATTCGACTCTACATGGTCACAAGAACGCAAGGAATCTGGCAGAGTCGTTTCTCCAGGGCCCGGGTCACGCTGCTGGCCCATGCAGTTCTGCTCCTGCTCTACTTTGCCCCCggctttgtttttattgtggaaCTCTCCCTGTTCAACATGAAAGATAAAAGTCAGGATCTTCGTGTGTGGGTCAACACAGCCAACatatgtgttttcatgttgctgCCCAGAGCGCTTGCTCCTTATCTGTATGGGCTGAGATACAGGGAGATCTCTGATACTCTAATGATGCTGGTGCAGCGCAACAATAGGCCCAGCCAGAACACTGTGTCATAAAGGCACCGAAGAATCTTTATTATTcgtatttattgcatttttccaCTGAGACTGCTTCTGATgaatacatattttaaaataatttctaagtATCAAGATTTTAGACTCAAGGCACAAATACAATGTAATCCACAACATTAAGAAGTTTTGTTGAGATGAGCCACCTAAcatacttttctttcttttttcttttctttttgtttacctTTTCTAGATTCTTTTCGAAATAAATTGTCTCTAAAAGTTGAACCTATATATTTTTGTCTCAATACTTTTTCAAAACACAGGTTGCCAATAATGTGATTTTAGCAGAGAAACATCAAGATCCCTTTACTGTATCTTTGTATAATTTGGcctgcaaatttaaaaaaacataggGACTCCAAAATACCATGCGTAATTTGTCTCTAAATAGAAGCAGAGACTCCTCCTCAGCTCGATAAAACCCCAACTTCTCAAAGGACATGTCAGTCTTGGTGGTTCCCATGTCCATGTTTTACATCAAGTGGTAGTTGCTCCAACCCAGGCGCCAATAATGTTTTTCTTGTCCTAATTAATATGTATCATGACTACATTGAAATGTATTTGAAATGCAATGTCTCTGCCAACTCTAATCTCTgctcttgtgtgtgttttgttagtACGAAGCAGTAAATTGTCttgattttttctctctctcttttttcttttgtccgaGCTCTCTTTTACTGCCCTGTGGGTGTAGATGAGAAAATGCAGACCAgccttgtttttgttactttatgTCTCTTAagccatttttaaataaattgtacaacacaaacatgcattttaTCATCATTATGTAATGTGAAAGCTGTGCAAAACTAATGCTGAGCTACGGTTTTATGACCGTCATAACAAAGCACTTAACGCCATTTGCTTTCAAAGCCTTGTCAAAAAATGGGTGTGTAAAGAGGTCATTCACTTGGCAAATTAAGGCACAAGAGGAGCAGTGGGTAGTGATGAGTCAGGCACTCTGTCTCTGCTGTATGCAATTTGTAACTGGTGCAACAGTTCAACAGCAGAGGGACACATTTGTCTGTCAACTGAGCCTCATCCCTGCTGTTTCATGCAGCAAATGCCATACTATCATTGCTTGCTTGGTACCATCTGCTCACTATTAGCTTTTCTACATCCGCACGTGGatcagacaaagaaaacacatttaccaATTTACtagatttgtgttgtttttctatgTCACTGTCAttactttttgtcttcttttgctACATATCTGATTCATGTCTGTGCTGCCTGCTTCATCTGTTCTCCACAAAGCCATTTGCTCTTGTCACTGACACTAACTTGCTAATCTTCCACATGGTCTTCTCTGATTACATGGTTTTGTTCTGGCGATCTCAAACAGCTGGTGCCTAAAGGCCAAAACAAACCCAAGTGCAGTATTCTCACACATTCCTGACTTATACAAAGGTCTTCTGTTTCTTAATTTTTGTTATTGAGCTGGAGATGTTGATATTGAGTGTCTCATCTTGTGAGTTTTCCTGTTAGTGTGAATTATTTGTGGTAGTAGTAGCAACAGGTCTTTGTACCTATATGACtttagagacaaaaaaaaaatcatgattgtgAGGGGT includes these proteins:
- the LOC110956544 gene encoding probable G-protein coupled receptor 148 is translated as MPSTTMFNLTKTWFESLHNLHLEFLIIPAVVITLATLIANPVLLTCIFLSRALRQETRYLLVANTLMADMLFLIFNLITVICNTMRAQIPWRVCELITAVSVTAYCCAILTVTLMVVDTYTAVRWPLQYHDILPPARTRRILVGMWVLSAVYPFVVLIMMEIHRSNSQEKVCVCLALISFSFLQIKDPLWIHVFYFVAAFICATMICYCYIRLYMVTRTQGIWQSRFSRARVTLLAHAVLLLLYFAPGFVFIVELSLFNMKDKSQDLRVWVNTANICVFMLLPRALAPYLYGLRYREISDTLMMLVQRNNRPSQNTVS